One Ostrea edulis chromosome 6, xbOstEdul1.1, whole genome shotgun sequence genomic window, CGCAAGTTCTTTTTTCATGCACAACTGTCAAGCAAACTATTGTCCAACTGATATTGCTGTTGGCTACTAGTACATGGATCTTCAAACTTCTCGGGCACAAAGAATCAGAATGTCAAGAAAATGAAGCCAAGGAGTTTTGTTGGACTTGGTCATTCATGCAGCATTTGTTGTTCTCAACTCAAGTGCCCCGTGTTAAACTAATTCAAAGTTCAGGGTTGATACAAAGGTCATTTAATTAGATTTCCATCATATATCCATAAATATTACATCAGGATAGCAATCTTAAAACatcacagaaaataaaattaaattcatatttttattaaaacaaattttaaacatcatGACATACAAACATTACCAAAATAAATGCCCAGTGTTACTAATGGTACTTTTGAAAAAAGTCTTACACCAGCAACACCACCTTGAATTCTTGCAGCACTTGTACATTTGGAGAGAAAAGAAATCTGGCCccttaaaacacattttacatttccaatgttttaaagaattttagAACATGCATAATCTAAAGCACTGAAAATCAACTCCTATTCTTAATGTCCCGGATCTTTCTTAAGGACTTGGCACTTTTTCACAAACAGCACTAAATCTTTCATACATTTTGCCACTGACAATATATACAAGAGTATTCAAGATCTGCATATATTGTAGAGATATTAATAAATGGTTTACTCACTAAAACCTGGCCAACACAACTCCAACATTTAAACCAGCTGTTGGCAAATCTTTACCATACAAGTACCAATTGTTTAATTAGTTCCTTTCCAGCCAACAACATTGGCAGTAGAGAGTCTGCTTAATGGTTTTTATCTACTGATGGTGGTCAGTTTCATGCAGTTTCCCCCCACGACATTCAACATAAAATAACAGAATATATGGTCAATACTTATGCATCAGTATTGTTGAAAAAGGAAAGACGTTGTGGTACACCATGTTTTCACAAATATTGTGCTTCAATAGAAACCAACAAtaagtatataataatataacaaAAATAACTAAAAAGTAATGAGAtcaacttgattttttttttttactttatcttttttatttcataaaaaaaaattcataaaaaatatatgaatttaaaaacactAAATAATGCCATGATTTGATGAACACAATATATGGCACACATATTTGCTGCACACTAAAACCACTCTTTCCCTTCTCAACATATAAACCCTTACATCTTTCAGACAAGTTTTTCTGGTtcgttaaaatatatttctatctgAAAATCCCTCCCTTCTAGAGGATcagaattcatttaaaaaagatatttaatcTCTTCCTGCATTTTTAAACATCAGAAAACACATTGCATAGTATTAGTAAATGTAATTATCGTAAAAATATCAAACCCACCTTGTTTTCTAAAGAAATATAAAGTATACCAGAATATTCCAACCccttatattaaaaaaaaaaaaatcactaatttccaaaagaaaatattcaatgATAGACATGCCACACATTGCCTCATTTTtctcctgattttttttttaaaaatataaatacagtatTGGAACTATCAACTGGATTTCTTGGTCATTTTTAAAAGttctgtttttaaattttcattttcctcCTTCAGTTTTCCTTGTTCCGCTTCTAGTTTTCGAACCACGTCCATATCAACGAACTCTTCGCCGCCGCTGCTCAGTGAACCAGAACTATCATCTGCCGTGTTATTATTGCGCTTGCTTCGTCTCTCAAACCGCTTCTGAAGTCGGTCCAGTTTCGTTTCCATTTCTATATAGTCCTTAATTAATTCGTCCTTGCTCATTTTCTGCAGCCTCTCTGCATGCATACTATCGTACGTCTCTGCAAATTCTTTTTCCATGAATTCTTCCTCCTCCGAATACATTTCCTCTGAACTGTCACTCGTGGATCCGCTCCCATCGATCGATTCCCGAGAATTATTTCTGTCAAGCAATCCGTCTCCAATATTTGGATCCGCCTTTCCATGATCTTCCATGAGAAACTGGGTCGTGTTATAAGGCGCTATGGGGTGGCCATGTGCGAACGCCTCTTCGCGTTTCTGAGTTGCTCGTTGCGTCTCCCTCTCTTCAAGCTCGCGGCGCTCGTTCCAGCTTAACTTTTCGTACGGTTTCCATTTTCTGTGATGTTTTCCGCCTTTCAGACGCCTCCTCCTCTTCTTTTTCTCTGCTGCATCGCACTGATTTTCCGA contains:
- the LOC125683679 gene encoding protein HEXIM1-like — encoded protein: MSMKSIASMIVGPAQGDSFDISSEEIIIHSASDSTSVLRENGSPRECQQRKDTRVEPRGIENNSEVLEGSESENQCDAAEKKKRRRRLKGGKHHRKWKPYEKLSWNERRELEERETQRATQKREEAFAHGHPIAPYNTTQFLMEDHGKADPNIGDGLLDRNNSRESIDGSGSTSDSSEEMYSEEEEFMEKEFAETYDSMHAERLQKMSKDELIKDYIEMETKLDRLQKRFERRSKRNNNTADDSSGSLSSGGEEFVDMDVVRKLEAEQGKLKEENENLKTELLKMTKKSS